The genomic window TCTACTTAAGGGGCATTTTTTATTATCAAGTGGTATGCACTCTGATACATATTTGCAATCTGCTCTTGTTATGCAATATCCATTTATGGCAGAACAACTGTTGGAGGAACTTGCAAAAAAGATTTATTTTTATGATTTTTCTACTGTATTAAGTCCTGCTATAGGAGGTATTAGGGTTGGCTATGAAATAGCTAGAATACTTAGGAAAAGATCTATATATGCTGAAAGGGTTAACGGTGAAATGCAATTAAGAAGGGGTTTTAAGATATTTGAAGGCGAGAGAATTATGGTTATGGAGGATGTATTGACAACAGGTAAATCAGTTAATGAAGTATTGAATATTGTAAAAGCTCAAGGTGCAAAACCAGTCCTTGTATCAGCCTTAATTGATAGAAGCAATAGCGCTGTTTCCTTTGATATTCCTTTTATACCATTATTAAAATTGAATGTTTTGACGTACTCTCCTAATGAATGTCCTCTTTGTAAACAGGATCTACCACTAGTTTCTCCTGGCAGCCGTCATAAAAAATCAGATTAGCAATACTTTAAATATAAAAATACTTTTAATTAAATAATTTTATTATACTATATATAAAGGGGTTGATTTATGGATTATGAGTTAGTAGAAATTGTATTTAAGGCAGGTGATATATTAAAAGAGGGGCTGAAAAAAAATATAAAAGCAAATTACAAAGGTAAAGCAGATATTGTAACTGAGATTGATTTAAAATCTGAAGAGTTCCTAAAAAAAGAATTGGGAGCTATCTATAAGGATCATATAATAATTGCTGAAGAATCAGAAAGTTATCTATCGTC from Deferribacterota bacterium includes these protein-coding regions:
- the pyrE gene encoding orotate phosphoribosyltransferase is translated as MTDQEIIEIYKSHSALLKGHFLLSSGMHSDTYLQSALVMQYPFMAEQLLEELAKKIYFYDFSTVLSPAIGGIRVGYEIARILRKRSIYAERVNGEMQLRRGFKIFEGERIMVMEDVLTTGKSVNEVLNIVKAQGAKPVLVSALIDRSNSAVSFDIPFIPLLKLNVLTYSPNECPLCKQDLPLVSPGSRHKKSD